A window of the Tessaracoccus sp. MC1865 genome harbors these coding sequences:
- the infC gene encoding translation initiation factor IF-3 produces the protein MNDRIRVPEVRLVGPNGEQVGIVRVEDALRLAAENDLDLVEVAPQARPPVAKLMDYGKFKYEAAQKVRDARKNQQNVTTKEMKLRLKIDQHDYETKKGHVVRFLKAGDKVKITIMFRGREQSRPELGMELLRRLAADVAEFGFIEASPKQDGRNMLMVLGPTKKKTEAKVDQAADRDRRMAERREQAENERVMEAELRAAAQTDAHQKKRGPADNMDPDIDL, from the coding sequence ATCAACGATCGCATCCGAGTACCCGAAGTCCGGCTCGTCGGCCCCAATGGCGAGCAGGTCGGCATCGTGCGCGTCGAGGACGCCCTGCGTCTCGCGGCGGAGAACGATCTGGATCTTGTCGAAGTGGCCCCGCAGGCGCGTCCGCCGGTCGCCAAGCTGATGGACTACGGCAAGTTCAAGTACGAGGCGGCACAGAAGGTGCGCGACGCCCGCAAGAACCAGCAGAACGTCACCACCAAGGAGATGAAGCTCCGCCTCAAGATCGACCAGCACGATTACGAGACGAAGAAGGGCCACGTGGTCCGCTTCCTCAAAGCCGGCGACAAGGTGAAGATCACCATCATGTTCCGCGGCCGCGAGCAGTCCCGCCCCGAACTGGGCATGGAACTGCTGCGCCGCCTGGCGGCCGACGTGGCGGAGTTCGGCTTCATCGAAGCCTCTCCCAAGCAGGACGGCCGAAACATGCTCATGGTGCTCGGACCCACCAAGAAGAAGACCGAAGCGAAGGTCGATCAGGCCGCCGACCGCGACCGCCGCATGGCGGAGCGCAGGGAGCAGGCCGAGAACGAACGGGTGATGGAAGCGGAACTCCGCGCCGCCGCCCAGACGGATGCCCACCAGAAGAAGCGTGGTCCTGCAGACAACATGGACCCAGACATCGATCTCTGA